The Sorangiineae bacterium MSr11367 genome window below encodes:
- a CDS encoding DUF4962 domain-containing protein, which produces MELHARRAATKCSIARLILVALLPVAVSCSDDAANAPALNTDGHPISRFMGQLRSSLRPELMGKHPRVYATVAELSQLRERAHGSHQKVWQYALDQVRAVRVPPPPPPSQERRSQNEVGLGIAEAALAYKIEGDPKYLVAAKQYLDAAASYDVWGYYNNKPNVDLAAGHLLYGMGWGYDLLYDDLTDAERTRYRDKLTLQARLLFDYYKPTPGKQYPYSQNHTFIPIAGLGVAAYALYDEVADAPEWAKLARAIYERVLQTYSQDGYYYEGHEYWVFSTPWLVHYLDAHLHATGEDLYDQPGFRRSHEYIAHSVLPDGQWVFDFGDIMDGPATRLKTGPEYERSHPGGRFHTNYNILYRLASRFRSGEAQGVAAWMESLNHFNAENYWSLFWYDPTVPVVPIEQQPRWHYFPDHDVVYWRSDWTPNAKAFAFKCGPPEGHHAKGQYEAFRDWVSSNGHAHPDANSFILYGGKAYLTGASGYAGIPLTAHNNTLLVDGKGQAREGNGHEAFEGVPNERLDGIRIEEVKIESGRAYVRGNAASAYEPELGLTKFIREFEISDSAPEEFVVTDDVAANHEAEFTALVHADEKVETTGTTGFLIKAPSAQLSITMPGAEPFKAAIVPNIVASPGPPGRIDQGPKEPRGERLEISSATKKAHVRLVTRLKIEARE; this is translated from the coding sequence ATGGAGCTGCACGCACGAAGAGCCGCAACGAAATGTTCCATCGCTAGGCTCATTTTGGTCGCCCTATTGCCGGTGGCCGTATCGTGCAGCGACGACGCGGCGAACGCGCCGGCCCTCAATACGGATGGTCACCCCATCTCCCGCTTCATGGGTCAACTCCGGTCGTCGCTGCGCCCAGAGCTGATGGGAAAGCATCCACGCGTCTATGCCACCGTCGCCGAACTATCGCAGCTGCGCGAACGCGCGCACGGCTCGCATCAAAAGGTCTGGCAGTATGCGCTCGATCAAGTTCGCGCGGTGAGGGTGCCCCCGCCGCCGCCACCTTCGCAGGAACGGCGCTCCCAGAATGAAGTGGGGCTCGGCATCGCCGAAGCCGCGCTGGCGTACAAAATCGAAGGCGACCCGAAATACTTGGTCGCAGCCAAACAATACCTCGACGCGGCCGCCAGTTACGACGTGTGGGGGTATTACAACAACAAACCCAACGTCGACCTGGCCGCGGGCCACCTGCTGTATGGAATGGGGTGGGGCTACGATCTTCTCTACGACGACCTCACGGACGCCGAGCGCACGCGGTATCGCGACAAGCTGACCCTCCAGGCTCGGTTGCTCTTCGATTATTACAAGCCCACGCCAGGGAAACAGTATCCCTACAGCCAGAATCACACGTTCATTCCGATCGCCGGGCTAGGCGTCGCCGCCTACGCACTGTACGACGAAGTGGCCGACGCGCCGGAGTGGGCCAAGCTCGCGCGCGCGATCTACGAACGCGTGCTGCAGACGTATTCTCAAGATGGCTATTACTACGAGGGGCACGAGTACTGGGTCTTCTCCACGCCGTGGCTCGTTCATTATCTCGACGCGCACCTGCACGCGACCGGCGAAGATTTGTACGATCAGCCGGGATTTCGGCGGTCGCACGAATACATTGCGCATTCCGTGTTGCCCGACGGGCAATGGGTCTTCGATTTTGGCGACATCATGGACGGGCCGGCAACGCGATTGAAAACGGGGCCCGAGTACGAGCGCTCCCACCCAGGGGGTCGATTTCATACGAATTACAACATCCTGTACCGCTTGGCCTCCCGCTTCCGCAGTGGCGAGGCGCAGGGGGTGGCCGCTTGGATGGAGAGTCTGAATCATTTCAACGCCGAGAACTATTGGTCCCTTTTCTGGTACGATCCAACGGTTCCAGTGGTTCCGATCGAGCAGCAGCCACGGTGGCACTACTTTCCCGATCATGACGTGGTGTACTGGCGAAGCGACTGGACGCCCAACGCAAAGGCCTTCGCCTTCAAGTGCGGTCCGCCGGAAGGTCATCACGCCAAGGGGCAATACGAAGCATTCCGCGACTGGGTCTCCTCGAACGGCCATGCCCATCCGGATGCCAACAGCTTCATCCTCTACGGGGGCAAGGCGTATCTCACCGGCGCCTCGGGGTATGCCGGCATTCCTCTGACCGCGCACAACAACACCTTGCTCGTCGATGGCAAGGGACAAGCCCGCGAGGGGAACGGTCATGAGGCGTTCGAGGGGGTGCCGAACGAGCGGCTCGATGGCATCCGCATCGAGGAAGTGAAGATCGAGTCCGGTCGAGCCTACGTGCGCGGCAACGCGGCATCCGCCTACGAGCCGGAGCTGGGGCTGACCAAGTTCATTCGAGAGTTCGAAATCTCCGATTCGGCACCGGAGGAATTCGTGGTGACCGACGACGTGGCCGCGAACCACGAGGCGGAGTTCACGGCCCTGGTTCATGCCGATGAAAAGGTGGAGACGACCGGCACGACCGGATTCCTCATCAAGGCACCCTCCGCCCAATTGAGCATCACCATGCCGGGCGCGGAGCCATTCAAGGCGGCCATCGTTCCGAACATCGTGGCCTCGCCCGGTCCGCCCGGGCGCATCGATCAAGGCCCCAAAGAACCGCGGGGCGAACGATTGGAAATTTCCTCCGCGACCAAGAAAGCGCACGTGCGCCTGGTGACCAGGCTCAAGATCGAAGCCCGGGAGTGA
- a CDS encoding MFS transporter has protein sequence MAIQSEKMEIDVSPGTPAMPGTVAREAMARPSRRRWLVIGLIFVVTLINYLDRLTVSVLAPVITEAMKLSNLQYASLATWFLLAYTLSQSLSGRIYDRMGIRRGFTLSVVVWSLSAMAHAFVRGLGGLSVLRFCLGLGEAGNWPGAAKVVAEWFPVRERAFAMAIFNSGAAIGSIVAPPLIVWLQLTYGWQGAFLVTGGLGFCWLMAWWALYRPNESPVAAPVKAGVVPSKSDEEAPKWLALLRKKEVWAIVLGRVLVDPVWWLYISWLPLFLYKVHGFDLKKIGLFAWVPYLAADAGSLVGGLASGYLVKRGWRVQNARRATIAFGALLMPAGILAARSESPFSALALIGLVLFGFQVWINNVQTLPSDWFSSKTVASVAGLGGTGAGIGSMMFLLLTGWVVDHFGYTPILTAAGLLAPVGTLLMFALFPNREP, from the coding sequence ATGGCCATTCAATCCGAAAAAATGGAGATCGACGTGTCGCCGGGCACGCCAGCCATGCCGGGCACTGTTGCGCGCGAGGCGATGGCCAGGCCGTCTCGCAGGCGCTGGTTGGTCATCGGCCTGATCTTCGTGGTGACGCTGATCAACTACCTCGACCGGTTGACCGTTTCGGTGCTCGCTCCGGTCATCACGGAAGCCATGAAGCTTTCGAATCTACAATATGCCAGCCTCGCTACCTGGTTTCTGCTGGCGTACACCCTCAGCCAGAGCCTGTCGGGGCGCATTTACGATCGAATGGGGATTCGCCGTGGCTTCACGTTGTCGGTCGTCGTTTGGTCACTCTCCGCCATGGCCCACGCGTTCGTTCGAGGGCTCGGTGGCCTGAGTGTTCTGCGATTCTGCCTTGGCCTGGGCGAGGCAGGTAACTGGCCGGGCGCAGCAAAGGTCGTCGCCGAGTGGTTCCCCGTTCGCGAGCGGGCGTTTGCCATGGCCATCTTCAATAGCGGCGCCGCGATCGGCTCGATTGTCGCGCCGCCGCTCATCGTATGGTTGCAATTGACCTACGGTTGGCAGGGCGCGTTCTTGGTTACCGGAGGCCTCGGCTTCTGCTGGCTCATGGCCTGGTGGGCGTTGTACCGCCCGAACGAGTCGCCGGTGGCCGCGCCGGTGAAGGCGGGGGTTGTGCCGTCGAAATCCGACGAAGAGGCGCCAAAATGGCTCGCGCTCCTTCGGAAGAAGGAAGTTTGGGCCATCGTGTTGGGTCGCGTTTTGGTCGACCCCGTATGGTGGCTCTACATTAGCTGGCTCCCGCTGTTCCTTTACAAAGTCCACGGGTTCGATCTGAAGAAGATCGGGCTGTTTGCCTGGGTCCCGTACCTCGCCGCCGATGCCGGGAGCTTGGTCGGAGGGCTCGCGTCCGGTTATCTGGTGAAGCGCGGCTGGCGCGTCCAGAACGCGCGTCGGGCGACCATCGCTTTTGGCGCACTTCTCATGCCGGCGGGCATTCTCGCCGCGAGGAGCGAGAGCCCGTTCTCCGCGCTCGCCTTGATCGGCCTGGTGCTGTTCGGATTTCAAGTGTGGATCAACAACGTGCAGACGCTGCCGAGTGACTGGTTCTCGAGCAAAACGGTGGCCTCGGTCGCGGGCCTCGGGGGAACCGGCGCAGGCATTGGCAGCATGATGTTCTTGCTTCTCACGGGCTGGGTCGTCGATCACTTCGGATACACCCCCATTCTGACGGCGGCGGGGCTGTTGGCACCCGTGGGGACGTTGCTGATGTTTGCACTCTTTCCAAATCGTGAGCCGTGA
- a CDS encoding HAD-IIIC family phosphatase: MTSVVAEKAEGAQPRKDEKKNIKCVVWDLDNTVWDGILLEDPQVRLREEVVATLRTLDERGILHSIASRNEPELAMAKLREFGIDEYFLYPQIHWGNKSASIEAVAKSLNFGIDAIAFVDDQPFERDEVRFAHPKVLCIDAAEAHRMVELPELNPRFITDDSRVRRRMYQADIERKTVEDAHQGSPDEFLASLGMQFVISRAQEEDLKRAEELTVRTNQLNATGYTYSYDELAAFRQSPNHDLLIAGLNDKYGTYGKIGLALVERTADVWTLKLLLMSCRVMSRGVGTVLLNYILQRARDAGARFRAEFVSTDRNRQMYITYKFAGFREVERLGATSVLENDYSNVQNFPPYIDVQIDV, from the coding sequence ATGACGAGCGTCGTGGCGGAGAAGGCAGAAGGCGCGCAGCCGCGCAAAGACGAGAAGAAAAACATCAAGTGCGTCGTATGGGACCTCGACAACACCGTCTGGGACGGCATCCTGCTCGAGGATCCCCAAGTTCGGCTGCGCGAGGAGGTGGTGGCCACCCTCCGCACGCTCGACGAGCGCGGTATTCTTCACTCCATCGCGAGCCGGAACGAGCCTGAGCTCGCAATGGCCAAACTTCGCGAATTTGGAATCGACGAATACTTCCTTTACCCTCAGATCCACTGGGGCAACAAATCGGCCTCCATCGAGGCCGTCGCCAAGTCACTGAACTTCGGTATCGATGCGATTGCCTTCGTGGACGATCAGCCCTTCGAGCGGGACGAGGTTCGGTTTGCGCACCCGAAGGTGCTCTGCATCGATGCCGCCGAGGCACACCGCATGGTGGAGCTCCCCGAGCTGAATCCGCGATTCATCACCGACGACTCGCGGGTGCGGCGCAGGATGTACCAGGCGGACATCGAGCGAAAAACCGTGGAGGATGCTCACCAGGGCAGCCCGGACGAATTCCTCGCGTCGCTGGGCATGCAATTCGTCATCTCCCGCGCCCAGGAGGAGGACTTGAAGCGCGCGGAGGAGCTCACCGTACGCACGAACCAGCTCAATGCCACCGGCTACACGTACTCGTACGACGAGCTGGCCGCGTTCCGGCAATCACCGAATCACGATTTGCTCATCGCTGGATTGAACGACAAATACGGCACATATGGAAAGATCGGACTCGCTCTCGTGGAGCGCACGGCCGACGTGTGGACGCTGAAGCTACTCTTGATGTCCTGCCGGGTGATGTCACGCGGCGTGGGCACGGTTCTATTGAACTACATTCTGCAGCGCGCCCGCGATGCCGGCGCCCGCTTTCGCGCGGAATTCGTGTCGACGGATCGGAACCGCCAGATGTACATCACGTACAAATTCGCAGGCTTCCGCGAGGTGGAACGGCTCGGGGCAACGTCCGTCCTGGAGAACGACTATTCGAACGTCCAGAACTTCCCGCCGTACATCGACGTGCAAATCGACGTTTGA
- a CDS encoding phosphopantetheine-binding protein encodes MTSEDSNKTIRNYLTKFFPGHELSDEDDIFSLGFVNSMFAIQLVNFVEHQFGLEIENEDMELDNFRSVRALVELVRRKTQKS; translated from the coding sequence ATGACGTCGGAAGATAGCAACAAGACGATTCGCAATTATTTGACCAAATTCTTCCCCGGCCACGAGCTCTCGGACGAAGACGACATCTTCAGTTTGGGATTCGTCAATTCGATGTTCGCCATTCAGCTGGTCAACTTCGTCGAGCACCAGTTCGGCCTCGAAATCGAAAACGAGGACATGGAACTCGACAATTTCCGTTCGGTTCGTGCCCTGGTCGAGCTCGTACGGCGAAAGACGCAAAAATCATGA
- a CDS encoding 3-hydroxyacyl-CoA dehydrogenase NAD-binding domain-containing protein: MDSTRKLEFTSVGVVGAGVMGVGVAQDLAQTGHHVVLVDISEQVLDRARKEIRNGVRAFALFGKSAQKVDVKEVLERITFTTDYARLSNVDFVIENVTEKWPIKKEVYERIDPICRPEVVFAVDTSAISITRVGSVTKRPSQVLGMHFMNPVPLKPMVEVIRGFHTTPQTIDTGKRLLAEMNKAAVVVEDVPGFVSNRVLMLTINEAVFLVQDQVASAADVDKIFKGCFEHKMGPLETADLIGLDTILYSIEVLYESFNDDKYRPCPLLKKMVDAGLHGRKSGRGFYDYS; encoded by the coding sequence ATGGACTCGACACGCAAGTTGGAATTCACCTCCGTCGGCGTCGTGGGCGCTGGCGTCATGGGGGTCGGCGTCGCGCAAGACCTCGCACAGACTGGACACCACGTGGTGCTGGTCGACATTTCCGAGCAGGTGCTCGATCGCGCCCGCAAGGAAATACGCAATGGGGTGCGTGCGTTCGCGCTCTTTGGCAAGTCGGCGCAAAAGGTCGACGTGAAGGAAGTGCTGGAGCGCATCACCTTCACCACCGATTATGCGCGATTGTCGAATGTCGACTTCGTCATCGAAAACGTGACGGAAAAGTGGCCCATCAAAAAAGAGGTCTACGAGCGCATCGACCCCATCTGCCGGCCGGAGGTGGTCTTTGCGGTCGATACGTCGGCCATCTCCATCACGCGGGTCGGTTCGGTCACCAAGCGCCCGTCGCAGGTGCTGGGCATGCACTTCATGAATCCGGTGCCGCTCAAGCCCATGGTGGAGGTCATTCGTGGCTTTCACACGACCCCACAGACCATCGACACGGGCAAGCGGCTGCTCGCCGAGATGAACAAAGCCGCCGTGGTCGTGGAAGACGTCCCCGGGTTCGTGTCCAATCGCGTGCTGATGCTGACCATCAACGAGGCCGTTTTCCTCGTGCAGGACCAAGTGGCCAGCGCGGCCGACGTCGACAAGATCTTCAAGGGCTGCTTCGAGCACAAAATGGGGCCCTTGGAGACGGCCGATCTCATCGGGCTCGATACGATTCTCTATTCGATCGAGGTTCTCTACGAGAGCTTCAACGACGACAAATACCGTCCTTGTCCGCTTCTCAAGAAGATGGTGGACGCCGGCCTTCACGGCCGAAAATCGGGGCGCGGCTTTTACGATTACTCCTGA